The DNA region CCCAGACACCGGCTCCTCCGCCGCCTGTCTGTCCGTGAGATTCAAGCACCGCTCCgctcctctctttctctctgtttctctctgtttctgctctCTTTATCTGTTATTCTGAGCTCAGCCAAATATCACCGTCCAGGGACAGTCGAGGACATCAGGCCAGGGATACTGCACCGCAGCTTCACTGGAATCTCCGCTGATACGCATCGTGCATGTTCTCTTGGGGCTTGATGTCCCGCTCCTGTCGTCGCTCACTTCCAGCGCTGTCGCCGGAGCGGGATTCGCGTCCTCCGACAGAAAATGGGATCGCATAAACACTTCCGCATGCGCCGGCTTAAAGGGGACGCGCCGTACAGAGGGAGCAGTCATGTTCCTCCCGACACCGCCCGACATCTTCGGGTGCTGCCGCCAGGGCGGTCTACTTAAGCCCACGCCGCCGTTAAATCTCAGTTTTTAACCGCTACCTCTGCTCTTTTTGACTCGCAGATGGGAATAATCATTCACCAATGAAGAAATATCTTCTGAACTCCAGTGCAATATATGCTTACATAGACTATTATCATGTCTAAAATTGATCCTGTCAGACTTAACAGAAGTGAATACCCCCCCATCCCTTTCtatctgatgagccacacctgttcctggtatttacctgagtaCAGGTGTGGCTTATCAGAAGCCAAGTAGGATAGAAatcctactggacggtagctctccaggaccggagtcaGAGACCCCTGCTGTACAGTGTTCAGAATATGTTTTCTCTGCCCTCTGAAATTTTTCGCAAGGCAGTTTACTTGACGAATCACAAATAATAAAGTattatccatccgtccattttctgaAATAGCTTATCCTGTTCCGGGTCACggtggggtccggagcctatcccggacgcTACGAGTGCGAGGCAGGTATTATACtaatacttatgtattaatgaaCCACAAGCTAGCTTCTTAGATACTGATCTCGTATTAatttatcattaatgaatcgtagtacatgttttatctcaagcaattACTACATTTGTCACTGTATTATTAGTTCTGTAGACCTTTGTGAATTACTGAGGGACATActtaaggaactactgaaggaacaagtcacgaataacacaagttaaatactgatctcatttttgttcatcattaatgaatctttcatccaaagcagttACTgtgtttgttactatatctgttaattctccCTTTTGTGAACTATTAAGGGAatgactgaaggaacaagtcatgaattTTACAAGTGAAAAATTGATTTCATGTTTCTTCATCTTTAATGGATCATCCTTTATCTCCAGGTAGCGACTAGGCCTGAATTTGATCATGATatgttcataatttgtactaCAGTAGTAAATGAGTTATTAGTAAGTATTTGTACCTTGTCAGGTAAAATGTTAACAATATTCAGTTTTGAATATCTTCCGCCCACTcattcgtaaaaaaaaaaaaaaacacatgctacgttaataaaacttcattatatataaacacatagtCCAGTGACAAAAGACGACCATGCTTCCGCCAAGATTGTTGGTGAATTTGCATCTTGCATATGCATAGTGTTAATTCCACTCATAGGTGCACAAAGGATGCGTGGAATTAATGCAGAGTATACATAAGTGGACGCCTTGGGAGAGTGGAGTTTAAACCCACTCTATAGTCtacaccaggggtcaccaaccttccCCAAGATTCATTGTGTGGATTTGTCAAAGGACCCAGTCTACAGAGGCTACATAGACCCACATCCTACAAAAGATTCAGCCCCAGCGTCTAAATTCAGAGGCTGCATCCCTCAAAGGAAGCAATCTACGAAGGCATACCAGGGTGCAGCTCCTGAACTCGGACCCAGCCCAAAGGTTCCTGGTTCAGGAAAAGGGTCCTGGTTCCTGAAAGAAGTTCCTGCGGTATGAAAGAATCTGTTGGGCAAATGGCCTGGAAGGAAGGAAACACTCCGCtttattgtgccaactgtacacagaaatgctttagtttttatttataaCTTATTCCTCGAGGGGACTCGCACAGAGGTGACAGTGAAGCTTGTGGTCAGAGCACAGCGTCAGACCTTTTGATTGTAAGAGTCTTAACCTGCAGAGTCACATGCCACcgacagggggcagtagagcCTAGTCTCCCCACTTTATGGCCTTATGCAGGTTTTAATAAAGAAGGGAGAGAGACCGAAAGGAAAGGCATGGATGACGATCAGTCACCCTGATGGGATCTCTGTACATGATAAAAGGGTCTTGGTAAGCTTTCGCTGGCATCACACTTAAGTTAAATTCATGCTAATTAACACCGAGAGTCTTTGCTACAGATGTCCCTTCTCTGTCCCaatggacaaacaaaaacctGGAAGTCTGTGCCGACTCTGCTTACTTTGTGTCTTAAGTAACAAGGCTACCACTTCAGCCAAAATCTGCTGATATCACTTGAACCTTCTAAGCATAACTGTCCAGTTAAACGCCCGGAATCTGGGTGGTTCCTTATGTGTCCCACTAGACAGTCGATAAATAAAGTGATTATTAGGGCAGAGTACTGAATAGTTTGTGTTACCTGTTTTTATAGTAATATGTGCTCATTAGACAATTACATGATCATTGTCATTTTTATAGCTGCATCTAACCAAATATATTACAACTTAATTATAAGCATCTGTGATAATCTCTTTTATATTGTATGTTTCCTTtattcacagggcacagggctggtgacaccctggacgggatgccagtccctcgcagggccacagggctggggacaccctggacgggatgccagtccctcgaagggcacagggctggggacaccctggacgggatgccagtccctcgaagggcacagggctggggacaccctggacgggatgccagtccctcgaagggcacagggctggggacaccctggacgggatgccagtccctcgaagggcacagggctggggacaccctggacgggatgccagtccctcgcagggcacagggctggggacaccctggacgggatgccagtccctcgaagggcacagggctggggacaccctggacgggatgccagtccctcgaagggcacagggctggggacaccctggacgggatgccagtccctcgcagggcacagggctggtgacaccctggacggatgccagtccctcgaagggcacaaggctggggacaccctggacgggatgccagtccctcgaagggcacagggctggggacaccatggacgggatgccagtccctcgaagggcacagggctggggacaccctggacgggatgccagtccctcgaAGGGCACAGGGCTAAGGAcactctggacgggatgccagtccctcgaagggcacagggctggtgacaccctggatgggatgccagtccctcgcAGGGCACATAGTCATAGACTATGGGCCAATCAGCCTGACTGCGTGTCTTGGAACTGTGAGAGGAAACCAGAGCACACAGAGACACGGGAAGAACAAACCCCACGGGCCAGCAGTCTGGTAGTTAACACCCCACTCTTCAGGGTTCCTGGTCACTGTTGGTCCGCTGGGTATCACGTGAGCGCCCCTTGGCAATGGCATCAGCACACTTTCAAAGACGGGCATTCACACactgccctgcccccccatgCTCGGTGAAGCCTAAACTGCCACTTCTTCTGCTGTCTCACTTCGCGACTTTCATCTCCAGTCGCTCTCCCATCCTTCCCTCTTGTCCAGGCATCCTGGCATTGCATTCCTGCGCTGCTCTTCCGCATGCTTTCACCTTGGATCCCTGTTCTCTGTAGTGGCCGTTCGGCCCCCAACAGGCACCCCTCCCTCCTCCTCTGCTCTGCTGTCTTCGGTGGTCTCCCAGTGAGGTTCAGCCAGGTCTTTGCTCACATTCATTCAGGGTTGAGCAATGCACTGTGAGGTTAAATGGTATCTTTCTTAATACTGTGGGGATGTTGCAGTCCTGGGACCAGAGATTGCCCCACAGGGAGATTAACCTCTGTTaagacacacacagtgttactggcacaaatgtgcccccctcccccccaatgcCGCATGCGCACCCTCCCAGCCCTTTGAGGGTCACACACCTCAGCAGTAATCTACTTTCATGCCCCCACAGAGACAGAGGGGTGTCCTCACACTCAGGTGGGGTGATGTGCGTCCCCCCCATAAGCCTGTTGCTCTGTCCCTTTTCAGTCTGCAATCGCACCCACAGGAAGGCTCTTGCACTCCCTCCTGATGGTATCTGGCTCTCGGTCCTATACTGTGTTGAAACATCACCCATCCCATTGTGGGTAGCCCTACTCTCTTCCCACAAAAAACACCCATGTCATCGTGTCTGTTTGAGGGGGGCGGGTTGCACCTTGGTACTTATGGTTTTGATAACCCCATTTACTGCAACTAAAAAACTGACACAATGACTATTCACATCCACCTGAGTTCACCTTTTAGAACACATTTATGTTTGGGTATACAAAGAAAATACACTGTTCCTGCAATTATCTATGTCaatttctttatgtctgttttttgttttttgttttgttaatgcCTTTTTTTAACTTTATTTTGTTCTTATGGTATATATTTGATATCAGCAGCGGATGTGGTACTGGGACCCTTCAGATAACATTTATACACTAAGGAGTCACTGGTTACCACAGCCGGCTTTGAAGTCGGGGATCAAGATCAGCAGGGGAGCAGATTTCTGCAAAAGCGACGCTTCTGATATAATCAAAATAACAGcaatattaaaattaattagGCGATTTATCAggaataatttaaaattcaacAATCATTTCCAGTATAAATGCAGAGTGTACAGTCAAGTCCCAAAAACCAGAAGCTAAAAGGAAAACATTAAGACAGATGTATCGCATACTATCAACAAAGACAATTTAGAAAttgaagttttattttattgaaaaaGCTTAGATTCACAATCCAGTTTAATAACAGACTTTTTACACAGAAGATTGCCATTTCTCCCTAAAAAATGCACAGCAGAAGAAAACAAATAACTGAATTGGTAATTAAACACCACATATTTGCACATAAAATGGAgtttaaaaacagaaatgaacaGTGCTTTCCAGTTGGTTCCCTAAagccaaccctaaccctaagcctaagccGAACCCTAACCCAAATACAAGTCTTGTCTTCCTATTCTAAATCCACATTAATAGCTCTCGTCCTCTGCAAGATTATTATCTCTGCGCTGCAGGTGGCGCTGCGACAGGATTTGCTTAAGAGTGTCCAGTTCCTGTGTCAGCTGCGTGATTAGTGCCTGTAGTCCGTGGTTCTCCTCCTGCAGCTGGATCGCTCTTTGCTGGGTGAGCTGCACGCGGCGCTTCGCCTTGTCGCGGCTCTTCCTCACAGCGATGTTGTTCCTCTCACGCCGTAGGCGGTACTCGATGCTGTCCTTGCTCAGGCTCTTCTTCTGCGGGGGGCTGCCGGAGGAGGccagggggcgggggtgggaggAAGGGCGAGAACTCCTGGCAGAGAGGGTGATCGAGGTGGGAAACGGGGGGGAAATCCaacataaaatgcattttatagaACGTTTCTGGACAACATGGGTGACCGACACGTGAAAGGGGCGACACGAGGGCATACCTGGTGCAGAACATGGGCGGC from Brienomyrus brachyistius isolate T26 chromosome 1, BBRACH_0.4, whole genome shotgun sequence includes:
- the cebp1 gene encoding CCAAT/enhancer binding protein (C/EBP) 1, with translation MFCTRSSRPSSHPRPLASSGSPPQKKSLSKDSIEYRLRRERNNIAVRKSRDKAKRRVQLTQQRAIQLQEENHGLQALITQLTQELDTLKQILSQRHLQRRDNNLAEDESY